A window of the Desulforapulum autotrophicum HRM2 genome harbors these coding sequences:
- the lnt gene encoding apolipoprotein N-acyltransferase, translating into MNQQPAGANHLLSGAFSAALSAILLTLAFPGPGLDWVAWVALVPLMVAVQGMAPKQGFYLGLGAGVVHFVSLLYWIVPTIQTYGGISLVLAISVLVLLAFYLALYVGLFCAGMTLFSRHSIWMPLGAGALWVGGEYLRASLFTGFPWGLLGSCLYTQTTLIQVADLTGVYGVSFVIVMVNASLARAWVLHGTKNSLGRVAVSMIPCVVALVLVVAYGRMRVAEMDLAMDGAEKTRVSVVQGNISQAEKWDLQYQESTVDTYCDLSRQAATEKPDLIVWPETALPFYYGLDQALSDRVDQCIRQVKTWFLVGSPALGENSQGYTYYNRAHMINRFSVTTDRYDKVHLVPFGEYVPLGRYLSFLGKLTAQAGDFTPGKKQSLPLRYDRGSAGVLICFEVIFPGLARNMVNNGAKILVTITNDAWFGRTSAPAQHFSMAVFRAIENRRAVARAANTGISGFIDPLGRIMATTDLYTRTTLTRSLPMVNTVTLYSIAGDWFAMICLVAMALVFMVKRGFRKVF; encoded by the coding sequence TTGAATCAACAACCGGCCGGTGCAAATCATCTGCTGTCGGGCGCTTTCTCGGCGGCTTTAAGTGCAATCCTTCTGACCCTTGCCTTTCCCGGACCGGGTCTTGACTGGGTCGCCTGGGTTGCCCTGGTGCCCCTCATGGTCGCTGTCCAGGGCATGGCCCCGAAACAGGGGTTTTATCTGGGGCTTGGGGCCGGTGTGGTCCATTTTGTATCCCTTTTGTACTGGATTGTGCCGACCATCCAGACCTATGGGGGTATCTCCCTGGTGCTTGCCATTTCAGTGCTTGTTCTGTTGGCCTTTTATCTTGCCCTGTATGTGGGGCTTTTCTGTGCCGGCATGACCCTTTTTTCCAGGCACTCGATCTGGATGCCCCTTGGGGCAGGAGCCCTGTGGGTCGGGGGTGAATACCTCAGGGCTTCGCTGTTTACCGGATTTCCCTGGGGGCTTCTGGGCAGTTGCCTTTACACGCAAACAACCCTGATCCAGGTGGCTGATCTGACAGGTGTTTACGGGGTTTCCTTTGTCATTGTCATGGTGAACGCCTCCCTTGCCAGGGCCTGGGTGCTCCATGGAACGAAAAACAGCCTGGGCAGAGTTGCTGTTTCCATGATTCCCTGTGTTGTGGCCCTGGTTCTGGTGGTTGCCTACGGCAGAATGCGGGTGGCGGAAATGGACCTTGCCATGGATGGTGCCGAAAAGACGAGGGTTTCTGTGGTCCAGGGCAATATCAGCCAGGCGGAAAAGTGGGACCTTCAATACCAGGAGTCAACCGTTGACACCTATTGTGATCTTTCCCGACAGGCAGCAACGGAAAAACCGGACCTCATCGTATGGCCGGAAACGGCCCTTCCTTTTTACTACGGCCTGGACCAGGCCCTGTCAGATCGGGTGGATCAATGCATTCGCCAGGTAAAAACCTGGTTTCTTGTGGGCAGTCCGGCCCTTGGGGAAAACAGCCAGGGATACACCTACTACAACCGGGCCCATATGATCAATCGATTCTCCGTTACCACGGACCGTTACGACAAGGTGCACCTGGTTCCCTTTGGGGAGTATGTGCCCCTGGGCCGCTATCTCTCTTTTCTTGGCAAGCTGACGGCCCAGGCAGGGGATTTCACACCCGGGAAAAAACAATCCCTTCCCCTCAGGTATGACAGGGGGTCGGCAGGCGTTCTTATCTGCTTTGAGGTGATTTTTCCAGGGCTTGCCCGGAATATGGTAAACAACGGAGCTAAAATACTTGTGACCATTACCAACGATGCCTGGTTTGGGCGGACATCAGCCCCGGCGCAACATTTCTCCATGGCCGTTTTCAGGGCTATTGAAAACAGACGGGCCGTGGCAAGGGCTGCAAATACAGGCATCAGCGGATTCATCGACCCCCTGGGAAGGATTATGGCAACCACCGACCTTTACACCCGAACGACCCTGACCCGATCCCTGCCCATGGTGAATACGGTCACCCTTTATTCCATTGCCGGGGATTGGTTTGCCATGATCTGCCTGGTTGCAATGGCCCTGGTGTTTATGGTAAAAAGAGGGTTTAGAAAAGTTTTTTAG
- a CDS encoding long-chain-fatty-acid--CoA ligase, whose product MNVSKWETPFWPEGVAHNISNFHYPLSQVLDNAARRYPENVFTIFNGATKTYAQVKDTADRVANFLVEKGIKKGDKVALFLPNIPQFPEIFFGILKAGAVCVNCNPVYTPTELNHQLCDSEAKMVFCMDHPEFYKNTVKAIVDSDVETVVICNIKSYLPKSKAFIGSLLGKIPKADRHEPGHLMFDDIVKAARPTPPAVEIDPEKDTAVMLYTGGTTGVPKGAELTHANFTYNIQACEEYFRFVHKKNEKPDKIRHGGYHTFLGILPWYHSFGITSALLFSVLSASRLVCIPDPRSGKPPFTDVLKAVEKYRPTFMTAVPTIFVAFTNHPLLKKYDISSLMGCLSGGAPLPPEVCRQFEEATGAIIFEAYGLTETAPAVCINPSFKETRKIGSIGFPLPGTDVKILDIETGEHELARGEDGELAVCGPQVMKGYWKRPDANDEVFKTINGQRYFRTGDIAHIDEDGYVVITDRKKDMIIVGGFNVYPRDVEDIIYTHPKVELVAVVGIPDPKSGESVKAFIKLKPGESMTQEEMIQFCKENMAPYKKPRKIEFRDDIPVSNVGKVLRRVLRDEEIKN is encoded by the coding sequence ATGAACGTATCAAAATGGGAAACCCCGTTCTGGCCGGAAGGCGTAGCACACAACATATCAAACTTCCACTACCCCCTTTCCCAGGTTCTTGACAACGCTGCCCGACGCTATCCTGAGAATGTCTTCACCATTTTCAACGGTGCCACCAAAACCTATGCCCAGGTCAAGGATACGGCGGACAGGGTGGCAAACTTCCTCGTTGAAAAGGGCATTAAAAAGGGGGACAAGGTTGCCCTTTTTCTGCCCAACATCCCCCAGTTTCCCGAAATCTTCTTTGGCATCCTCAAGGCCGGGGCCGTTTGCGTCAACTGCAACCCGGTCTACACGCCAACGGAACTCAACCACCAGCTGTGCGACTCTGAAGCAAAGATGGTGTTCTGCATGGATCACCCTGAATTTTACAAGAACACGGTCAAGGCCATAGTTGACAGTGATGTGGAAACGGTTGTGATCTGCAACATCAAGTCTTACCTTCCAAAATCAAAAGCATTTATCGGCTCGCTGCTTGGAAAGATTCCCAAGGCCGACCGTCATGAACCCGGCCACCTCATGTTTGACGACATTGTCAAGGCCGCACGTCCCACCCCCCCGGCCGTTGAGATAGATCCAGAAAAGGATACAGCCGTCATGCTCTACACGGGGGGCACCACGGGAGTTCCCAAGGGAGCCGAGCTCACCCACGCCAACTTTACCTACAATATCCAGGCCTGTGAAGAGTACTTCAGGTTCGTGCACAAGAAAAATGAAAAGCCTGACAAAATTCGCCACGGCGGCTATCACACCTTCCTTGGAATCCTTCCCTGGTACCACAGCTTCGGCATCACCAGCGCCCTGCTCTTTAGTGTGCTTTCGGCAAGCAGGCTCGTCTGCATTCCAGACCCGAGATCTGGCAAACCACCGTTTACAGACGTTCTTAAGGCCGTTGAAAAATATCGCCCCACCTTTATGACGGCGGTTCCGACCATTTTTGTGGCCTTTACCAACCATCCCCTGCTGAAAAAATATGACATCTCGTCCCTCATGGGATGTCTCTCCGGCGGAGCACCTTTGCCCCCCGAGGTGTGCCGGCAATTTGAAGAGGCCACAGGTGCCATCATATTCGAGGCCTATGGCCTCACGGAAACGGCCCCTGCCGTATGCATCAACCCCTCGTTCAAGGAGACCCGCAAAATCGGCTCCATCGGTTTTCCCCTGCCCGGAACAGACGTCAAGATCCTGGACATTGAGACAGGAGAACACGAACTTGCCAGGGGAGAGGACGGCGAGCTTGCCGTGTGCGGTCCCCAGGTGATGAAGGGATACTGGAAACGTCCGGACGCCAATGACGAAGTGTTCAAAACCATCAACGGACAACGCTACTTTCGCACCGGCGACATCGCCCACATTGATGAGGACGGATACGTGGTCATCACGGACCGGAAAAAAGACATGATCATCGTAGGCGGATTCAACGTCTACCCAAGGGATGTGGAGGATATCATATATACCCATCCCAAGGTCGAACTGGTGGCCGTTGTGGGCATTCCCGACCCGAAAAGCGGCGAGAGCGTCAAGGCTTTCATCAAGCTCAAACCCGGCGAAAGCATGACCCAGGAGGAGATGATCCAGTTCTGCAAGGAGAACATGGCCCCCTATAAGAAGCCCAGAAAAATCGAATTCAGGGACGATATCCCGGTATCCAACGTGGGCAAGGTATTGCGCCGGGTGCTCAGGGATGAAGAGATAAAAAACTGA
- a CDS encoding HD domain-containing protein, with the protein MNPRDIIHEFYPPGSKACEILLRHGEQVAQKSIEIAALTSHPDLDLVFLEQAAMLHDIGIFMTEAPGLGCFGSRPYLCHGFLGRELLDKLGFPAHGLVAERHTGAGITEVNIRENGLPLPRRDMIPLTTEEIIICVADKFFSKSPGNNIREKSMETIINGLESIDPSHAARFSAWVNELIPLAVKG; encoded by the coding sequence ATGAATCCAAGGGATATTATCCATGAATTCTATCCCCCCGGATCCAAGGCCTGTGAAATTCTTTTAAGGCACGGGGAGCAGGTGGCCCAAAAGAGCATTGAGATCGCAGCCCTAACTTCCCATCCAGACCTGGATCTTGTTTTTCTTGAACAGGCCGCCATGCTCCACGACATCGGGATTTTCATGACAGAGGCCCCGGGTCTGGGATGCTTTGGCAGCCGTCCTTACCTGTGTCACGGTTTCCTTGGCAGGGAACTCCTTGACAAACTTGGCTTTCCCGCCCACGGTCTTGTGGCGGAACGCCACACCGGTGCCGGTATAACTGAGGTGAACATACGGGAAAACGGGCTGCCCCTTCCCCGGCGGGATATGATTCCTTTGACCACGGAGGAGATCATCATCTGTGTTGCGGACAAGTTTTTTTCAAAATCCCCCGGAAACAACATACGAGAAAAGTCCATGGAGACCATCATCAACGGGCTTGAATCCATTGATCCCAGCCATGCGGCCCGTTTTTCTGCCTGGGTCAATGAACTGATTCCCCTGGCAGTAAAGGGGTGA
- the prfB gene encoding peptide chain release factor 2 (programmed frameshift), with the protein MSTELKQAIAGFYEKAEQLRSIFDLPVKRNRLRELEGMIAQEDFWNDPDTATAKLKERTRISDLIETWDKIFAEIEDAETLLELAHEEEDKEVEREVELQLNRLGQKVKKFSVAIMLDGEDDTKSAIVSINAGAGGTDSQDWTEMLFRMYTRWIDKKGLKLQMIDYQPGDEAGIKGVTFSVSGEYSYGLLKVESGVHRLVRISPFNAGGKRQTSFASVFVYPELKDEIRVEIDEGDLRIDVYRASGAGGQHVNKTSSAVRITHLPTGVVVQCQQEPSQHRNKEIAMKVLQSRLYQLEKEKQNRKMQDLHDTKDDIAWGSQIRSYVLHPYRMVKDHRTDYEVGDVDRVLDGDLDQFIEETLLSGKVK; encoded by the exons ATGTCCACAGAACTCAAACAGGCGATAGCAGGATTTTACGAAAAAGCAGAACAGTTA AGGAGTATCTTTGACCTTCCAGTCAAGAGAAACCGCCTAAGGGAGCTTGAGGGCATGATCGCCCAGGAAGATTTCTGGAACGACCCGGACACTGCCACGGCCAAGCTGAAAGAACGAACCCGGATATCTGATCTCATCGAGACCTGGGACAAGATTTTTGCCGAAATTGAGGATGCAGAAACCCTGCTTGAGCTTGCCCATGAAGAGGAGGACAAGGAGGTCGAAAGGGAAGTGGAACTCCAACTGAACCGGCTCGGGCAAAAGGTCAAGAAATTTTCCGTGGCCATCATGCTCGACGGTGAGGATGATACCAAGAGCGCCATTGTATCCATTAATGCAGGTGCCGGGGGAACCGACTCCCAGGACTGGACTGAGATGCTGTTTCGCATGTACACCCGGTGGATCGACAAAAAGGGGCTGAAACTTCAGATGATCGATTATCAGCCGGGGGATGAAGCAGGTATCAAGGGGGTCACCTTCAGTGTATCCGGAGAGTACAGCTATGGGCTGCTCAAGGTTGAGTCCGGGGTTCACAGGCTGGTCCGCATTTCACCGTTCAATGCCGGTGGTAAGCGCCAGACCTCGTTTGCGTCTGTGTTTGTCTACCCCGAATTAAAGGATGAGATCCGGGTGGAGATCGACGAGGGGGATTTGAGGATTGATGTTTACCGGGCAAGCGGTGCCGGCGGCCAGCACGTCAACAAGACGAGCAGTGCCGTGCGCATCACCCATCTTCCCACGGGGGTGGTGGTCCAGTGCCAGCAGGAACCGTCCCAGCACCGGAACAAGGAGATTGCCATGAAGGTGCTCCAGTCAAGACTCTATCAGCTCGAAAAGGAGAAGCAGAACAGGAAGATGCAGGACCTCCATGACACTAAGGATGATATCGCCTGGGGAAGCCAGATCCGTTCCTATGTGCTCCATCCCTACCGAATGGTCAAGGACCACAGGACCGATTACGAAGTCGGTGATGTGGACAGGGTCCTGGACGGAGATCTTGATCAGTTCATTGAAGAGACCCTGCTGTCGGGAAAGGTGAAATAG
- a CDS encoding enoyl-CoA hydratase/isomerase family protein → MDYCEDEALFSGKIEGRVAVVKFKEDLLRNLTCLMAKERLFQFLDQIEKDKKVRVLLIFGAAKRIDQEECQGFYTKFATGEAGLDDLERLNNAVNQFVLRMSAFDKMVIHAGKGPVAPVFFNMGLACDWRIVGDDTIFQNPCLDMGLIPKGGGVFFFQRLMGRGVTADLLYSGRTIDAREALTLGLVNRVVPLDTLEAEALCAAQDFSQKPLRAIMGIKRLLNYPIKELADFLEHEDEVIRNSFIKALAQKR, encoded by the coding sequence ATGGACTATTGCGAGGATGAAGCCCTGTTTTCAGGGAAGATAGAAGGTCGAGTGGCTGTGGTTAAATTCAAGGAGGATCTTCTCCGGAACCTGACCTGCCTGATGGCCAAGGAGCGATTGTTCCAGTTTCTCGACCAGATTGAAAAGGATAAAAAGGTCAGGGTCCTCCTGATCTTTGGTGCAGCCAAACGTATAGACCAGGAGGAGTGCCAGGGGTTTTATACCAAATTTGCAACGGGAGAGGCAGGCCTTGACGATCTTGAACGGCTCAACAATGCTGTGAATCAGTTTGTTCTCAGGATGTCGGCCTTTGACAAGATGGTCATCCATGCCGGAAAGGGGCCGGTGGCACCTGTGTTCTTTAATATGGGGCTTGCCTGTGACTGGCGGATCGTTGGCGATGATACGATTTTCCAGAATCCCTGCCTGGACATGGGGCTGATACCAAAGGGGGGCGGGGTCTTTTTTTTCCAGAGGCTCATGGGAAGAGGGGTTACTGCAGATCTTCTCTATTCCGGACGGACCATTGATGCCCGTGAGGCATTGACACTCGGGCTTGTGAACCGGGTGGTACCATTGGATACCCTTGAGGCGGAAGCGTTGTGTGCCGCTCAGGATTTTTCCCAAAAACCCCTTCGAGCCATCATGGGAATTAAGCGACTGCTGAATTACCCCATAAAAGAGCTTGCCGATTTTCTTGAGCATGAGGATGAGGTGATCCGAAATTCTTTTATAAAGGCCCTTGCCCAGAAACGATGA